In Primulina huaijiensis isolate GDHJ02 chromosome 4, ASM1229523v2, whole genome shotgun sequence, a genomic segment contains:
- the LOC140975879 gene encoding uncharacterized protein → MGKSVTIYKFFQRKRSNQPDPPISTAPSIPSDDNIPPEVHSQKLRKVESAGVDLNFLERDPGLRRQIWEYSPNEQEEIRRAYLNLKPSECLKQTAFTVVGFDNWKKARSGKTCSFQCHIGKDNVSSPRRIAEKACEDLMNQPQYIPRFFNKISSEAVARNHLRLKVGIHVVRLLALQGVPFRGHDESSNSSNRGNFLEFLDVVALYNDELSDAIHKAPKNPMRVKNVILEEIADNKYCIVIDEARDESKIEQMSIVLRFVDKNGCIQERFFGLVHVSDTTALKLKNAIYSYLSHYNLDVQNIRGQGYDGARNMRGEFNGLQALILKDCKSAYYVHCFAHRL, encoded by the exons ATGGGAAAATCTGTTACAATTTATAAATTCTTTCAGAGGAAGAGATCTAATCAACCAGATCCTCCCATTTCTACAGCCCCATCTATACCATCAGATGATAATATTCCACCAGAGGTTCATTCTCAAAAGTTAAGAAAGGTTGAAAGTGCAGGGGTTGATCTTAACTTCTTAGAGCGTGATCCAGGATTACGTCGACAAATATGGGAATACTCTCCCAACGAGCAAGAAGAAATTCGTCGGGCTTATCTAAATCTGAAA CCATCAGAATGTCTTAAGCAAACTGCATTTACTGTTGTTGGATTTGATAATTGGAAGAAGGCTCGAAGTGGAAAAACATGTTCTTTCCAATGTCATATTGGGAAAGATAATGTATCTTCACCTCGTCGTATTGCTGAAAAAGCATGTGAGGATTTAATGAACCAACCTCAATATATACCaagatttttcaacaaaattagCTCAGAAGCAGTTGCAAGGAATCACCTTCGATTGAAAGTTGGTATACATGTAGTTCGGTTGCTTGCGCTTCAGGGCGTTCCTTTCAGAGGTCATGATGAGAGCTCTAATTCATCTAATCGTGGAaactttcttgaatttcttgatGTGGTGGCCTTGTATAACGATGAGCTTTCAGATGCAATACATAAAGCTCCGAAAAATCCAA TGAGAGTGAAAAATGTAATTCTTGAAGAAATTGCAGACAACAAATATTGCATAGTCATCGATGAAGCTCGTGATGAGTCAAAAATAGAACAAATGTCTATAGTGTTGAGGTTCGTGGACAAAAATGGATGCATACAAGAACGTTTTTTTGGGCTTGTTCATGTGTCAGATACGACAGCTTTGAAATTAAAGAATGCTATAtattcttatttgagtcattacAATTTGGATGTCCAAAATATTAGAGGTCAAGGTTACGATGGTGCTAGAAATATGAGAGGTGAGTTCAATGGATTGCAAGCTTTGATTCTGAAAGATTGTAAGAGTGCTTATTATGTTCATTGCTTTGCCCATCGATTGTAG